Proteins encoded together in one Rossellomorea sp. y25 window:
- a CDS encoding Ger(x)C family spore germination protein → MRKLPFLFCSLLLLTGCWDQRQLKDSRLVNGISFDTTEDPDKILGTARAINIRSSGGGKFEVMDEFYEAEEETVSELEINLQNKVSGQMDVEKAFIIIVGEDLAKSRGIAPLLEPIFRSVKGYIASSIVISEGKGNDILTLNRQDSPIVFEVNDLLIGGVEEAYIPDETTFTVWNHHTAKEKDMILPFIKKDKEDKLKLAGSALFNDDKFTGHTLTTSQTSLLIMMMNQLKKRGKLIIQSNEFSQPLTLAIHKATTKMDVKKAKGQVTCTINTDLKARVLSYYEETTPKDIKSLNKIASKELTKKARELTDLLLEANSDALGVGKKLSVTYHDSWKPDTWKEDYQEVKFIPKVNVEIVGTNNLK, encoded by the coding sequence TTGAGAAAATTACCATTCCTATTCTGTTCGTTGCTCCTTTTGACCGGGTGCTGGGATCAAAGGCAGTTAAAAGACAGCCGGCTGGTCAACGGAATCAGTTTTGACACGACGGAAGATCCAGATAAGATCCTCGGAACAGCCCGGGCCATTAATATCCGAAGTTCCGGTGGGGGAAAGTTCGAGGTAATGGATGAATTCTATGAAGCCGAAGAGGAAACGGTTTCCGAGCTTGAGATCAATCTCCAGAATAAAGTATCCGGTCAGATGGATGTGGAAAAGGCCTTCATCATCATTGTAGGGGAGGACCTTGCAAAGTCTAGGGGCATCGCTCCCCTTTTAGAGCCGATCTTCAGATCCGTCAAAGGATATATCGCTTCATCCATCGTCATTAGTGAAGGGAAAGGAAATGACATTCTCACTTTAAACAGACAAGACAGTCCGATTGTGTTCGAGGTGAATGACTTGCTTATAGGTGGGGTGGAAGAAGCCTATATCCCTGATGAAACGACATTTACTGTCTGGAATCACCACACGGCCAAAGAGAAGGACATGATCCTCCCATTTATTAAAAAAGACAAGGAAGATAAGCTTAAACTGGCCGGATCTGCTTTATTCAACGACGATAAGTTTACCGGGCACACCCTCACCACCAGCCAAACCTCCCTGCTGATCATGATGATGAATCAGCTGAAAAAACGGGGGAAATTAATTATACAATCAAATGAATTCAGCCAGCCCCTGACGCTGGCCATCCATAAAGCCACAACAAAAATGGACGTCAAAAAAGCGAAAGGACAAGTCACCTGTACGATCAATACGGACTTGAAAGCACGGGTTTTAAGTTATTATGAGGAGACCACTCCAAAAGACATTAAAAGCTTAAATAAAATCGCTTCAAAAGAACTCACTAAAAAAGCCCGGGAACTCACCGATCTATTACTTGAAGCCAATAGTGACGCGCTGGGAGTCGGGAAGAAATTATCGGTCACCTATCATGATTCATGGAAGCCCGATACGTGGAAGGAAGACTATCAAGAAGTCAAGTTTATCCCAAAGGTCAACGTTGAAATCGTCGGAACGAACAATCTGAAGTAA
- a CDS encoding GerAB/ArcD/ProY family transporter: protein MAKTNFLTNRHIFFLMSQTQIGFGILSLPNTLQTTSKGDGWISVIIAGVMIQLVLIMFWLLLKRFPRLTYPEITQFVLGKQVGTFVNLIIYMYFIWAATFVLLQFTSIIEEHLLMSTPYWVIGLLMILTCTYAAISDIRIIARFFGLISILFLFLFGISFFSFLLPMELHRILPFGSSGLKNITLGSRDSMLTLLGFEVILFLYPLAEKKGTDFLKVITWANVFVTGLTAYFVLICILIFSEAFLEEINYPVIYFLRPLHFQMIDRLDLLFISIWIVPLAASIIIFIYLASKSLRLFTHNQTKRVLMNSLAVFLLFIVAPKDLESKQLYTIWIEYMSYLVLVAIPFMLLLCSRFLHKHRKVDSR from the coding sequence ATGGCCAAGACAAATTTCCTGACGAACCGGCATATCTTTTTTTTGATGTCCCAGACCCAAATCGGTTTCGGGATTTTATCCCTTCCCAATACGTTGCAAACCACCAGTAAAGGTGACGGCTGGATTTCAGTCATTATCGCCGGAGTGATGATTCAGCTTGTCCTCATCATGTTCTGGCTGTTATTAAAAAGGTTCCCACGTTTGACCTATCCTGAAATCACACAATTTGTGCTGGGAAAACAAGTAGGAACATTTGTGAACCTGATTATTTACATGTATTTCATCTGGGCGGCTACGTTCGTTTTACTGCAGTTCACATCCATTATTGAAGAGCATCTGCTCATGAGTACCCCCTATTGGGTCATAGGATTATTAATGATTCTGACTTGTACATATGCAGCCATCAGTGATATCCGGATCATCGCCAGATTTTTTGGTCTGATTTCCATTCTATTTCTTTTCTTATTCGGGATTTCTTTTTTTTCCTTTCTTCTTCCGATGGAACTGCATCGTATCCTCCCATTCGGAAGCAGCGGCCTAAAGAACATTACCTTAGGCAGCCGTGATTCTATGTTAACGTTGTTGGGATTTGAAGTGATTCTCTTTTTATACCCATTAGCAGAGAAAAAAGGAACCGATTTCCTCAAGGTCATTACGTGGGCGAACGTCTTTGTCACAGGGCTGACGGCTTACTTTGTACTAATATGCATACTGATATTCAGTGAAGCCTTTTTAGAAGAAATCAACTATCCTGTCATCTATTTTCTGCGACCCCTTCATTTTCAAATGATCGACCGGCTCGATCTACTGTTTATATCCATCTGGATCGTTCCACTGGCCGCTTCGATCATCATATTTATTTATTTGGCAAGTAAAAGCCTGCGACTATTTACTCACAACCAAACGAAACGGGTGCTTATGAATAGCCTGGCCGTATTCCTCCTTTTTATAGTGGCGCCGAAAGATCTTGAATCCAAGCAGCTCTATACTATTTGGATCGAATATATGAGCTACCTGGTCTTAGTCGCCATTCCGTTCATGCTACTACTATGTTCACGATTCTTACACAAACATAGAAAGGTGGATTCCCGTTGA
- a CDS encoding spore germination protein: MSPSKNIVDRIEQNIEEIHSALYHTKDLKIRDLIFLDKPCKLLYIDSLVDKKLIEQNIIEPFLETKGNATPETVIKNAEYSRSTDLEVAVTGLLEGSCALLEEGVASVLLMPVAAGDDKSIQEPENEHIIKGSHDGFTENMNKNLFLIRRRVKNPSLQMKNYTLGSKTQTKVSVVYLEELVDHGPLDILIERIEAVEVEELQSAGELEELIEDNSYSVFPQLLATERPDRAASYLLEGKSLVIVDGNPHVLVSPITFFSFYQSPDDYNSRWIIGSFFRLIRIFSFLMAICLPAVYIAIVSFHSEILPLGILYAIRVQIEYIPLPPFFEAIAMQVVLELLKEAAIRLPSPIAQTVGIVGGLVIGTAIVEAGFISNTMIVVVALTAIASFVAPVNQMGTGARIMAFPIMLAANFFGFLGIVLSLAVLLIHLCRLESFGKPYLESIAPFYFHQLKDTFIKTKKRNHPMKQT, from the coding sequence ATGAGTCCTTCTAAAAATATCGTCGACAGAATCGAACAAAATATAGAGGAGATTCATTCCGCCCTCTATCATACGAAAGATTTGAAGATAAGGGATCTCATTTTTCTGGACAAACCATGCAAACTACTCTACATCGATTCCCTGGTGGATAAAAAGTTGATCGAACAAAACATTATTGAACCTTTTCTTGAAACCAAAGGAAATGCCACCCCTGAAACCGTAATCAAGAACGCCGAATATAGTAGATCGACTGATCTGGAAGTGGCAGTGACCGGTCTCCTTGAGGGGAGCTGTGCCCTGTTAGAAGAAGGTGTAGCTTCCGTTCTCCTCATGCCCGTTGCGGCCGGCGATGATAAGTCCATCCAGGAACCTGAAAATGAACACATCATCAAGGGATCACATGATGGCTTCACGGAGAATATGAACAAAAACCTCTTCTTGATCAGGCGAAGAGTGAAAAATCCATCTTTGCAAATGAAGAATTATACTCTGGGGTCTAAAACACAAACCAAAGTATCGGTCGTCTATTTGGAGGAATTGGTGGATCATGGACCATTAGACATTCTTATTGAGAGGATCGAGGCGGTAGAGGTGGAGGAGCTCCAATCTGCAGGGGAGCTGGAAGAATTGATTGAAGATAATAGTTATTCTGTCTTTCCCCAACTATTAGCAACGGAAAGACCCGACCGGGCGGCGTCTTATTTACTGGAAGGAAAATCACTTGTGATCGTGGATGGAAATCCTCATGTGCTTGTTTCACCGATCACCTTTTTCAGCTTTTATCAATCTCCGGATGACTATAACAGCAGATGGATCATTGGATCTTTTTTCCGTCTCATCCGGATTTTCAGCTTTTTAATGGCGATCTGCTTACCAGCTGTCTACATTGCCATCGTGTCTTTCCACTCAGAAATTCTGCCTCTTGGGATTCTGTACGCCATACGTGTTCAGATCGAATACATCCCGCTCCCGCCATTTTTCGAAGCAATCGCCATGCAGGTAGTATTGGAGCTTTTGAAAGAGGCGGCGATCCGCCTCCCTTCCCCCATTGCTCAAACGGTTGGGATCGTAGGCGGTTTGGTCATCGGGACGGCGATTGTAGAGGCTGGCTTTATATCCAACACGATGATCGTCGTTGTCGCCCTGACGGCGATTGCATCGTTTGTTGCACCTGTCAACCAAATGGGGACGGGTGCAAGGATCATGGCGTTTCCAATCATGCTTGCGGCTAATTTCTTTGGGTTTTTAGGAATCGTCCTTTCCCTTGCTGTACTATTGATACATTTATGCCGTCTGGAATCGTTCGGTAAGCCATATTTGGAATCGATCGCACCATTTTACTTCCATCAACTGAAAGATACCTTTATTAAAACGAAGAAAAGAAATCACCCTATGAAACAAACGTAG
- a CDS encoding CBO0543 family protein has protein sequence MSTEQKVQQIYEAMHQTYIEKFELWQEEIVFSWQWWVGVLLTIIPWLLWAKYRPKESTHRLLYIAFFVMFIAIWLDSIGVQLGLWHYNYEVLPFSPSYKPWDITLIPVLTIVFIQVKPHAHFFIKGILYGFLISFVAEPIFVWSEFVVYTGWKYIYSFPIYTAMYFASHYLSTRNHFRPIQK, from the coding sequence ATGAGCACGGAGCAAAAGGTCCAACAAATTTATGAAGCTATGCATCAAACCTACATAGAGAAGTTCGAATTATGGCAAGAGGAAATTGTGTTCAGCTGGCAATGGTGGGTCGGGGTCCTCCTGACGATCATTCCTTGGCTCTTATGGGCCAAATACCGTCCAAAGGAAAGTACCCACCGATTATTATACATCGCCTTTTTCGTCATGTTCATCGCGATTTGGCTGGACAGCATAGGAGTTCAATTGGGCTTATGGCATTACAATTATGAAGTCCTCCCCTTCTCCCCTTCTTATAAACCGTGGGATATTACCTTGATTCCTGTATTAACGATTGTTTTTATTCAAGTCAAACCACATGCCCATTTCTTTATAAAAGGAATACTATATGGTTTCTTGATTTCCTTTGTAGCAGAGCCGATATTTGTGTGGAGTGAATTTGTGGTGTATACAGGATGGAAATACATCTATTCATTCCCGATTTATACAGCTATGTATTTCGCCTCTCATTATTTAAGTACAAGAAATCACTTTAGACCCATCCAAAAATAA
- a CDS encoding GNAT family N-acetyltransferase, with translation MATIKELQTRNEMIQAYPVMNELRTDLSEKTYMALVEDMRKEGYRLFALYEDDEIVSLAGIGERVNFYNKHHMYIYDLITSSNHRSKGYGKQLLEYVHRLAEEIGVEYVALESGLERRDAHKFYEDKLGYEKWCYSFRKKLS, from the coding sequence ATGGCAACCATTAAAGAACTTCAAACCCGGAATGAGATGATTCAAGCCTATCCGGTGATGAACGAGTTACGTACCGATTTGTCGGAAAAGACATATATGGCATTGGTTGAGGATATGAGGAAAGAGGGATATCGCTTGTTCGCTTTATATGAGGACGATGAGATCGTGTCTCTCGCCGGTATTGGGGAACGGGTCAATTTTTACAACAAACATCATATGTACATCTATGATTTGATCACGTCGTCCAACCATCGCTCCAAGGGATATGGAAAGCAGTTGTTGGAGTACGTCCATCGATTGGCTGAAGAGATCGGGGTGGAATATGTAGCCCTGGAGTCCGGACTTGAAAGACGTGATGCCCATAAATTCTATGAAGATAAGCTGGGATATGAGAAATGGTGTTATTCGTTTCGAAAGAAGTTGTCCTGA
- the ahpF gene encoding alkyl hydroperoxide reductase subunit F, which translates to MLEADIKAQLEQYLQMMEGDIVLKVSAGEDDTSKEMLALVEELASMSSRISVEKAELTRTPSFSVNRPGEETGIIFAGIPLGHEFTSLVLALLQVSGRAPKVDQSVIDQIKSVKGEHHFETYVSLSCHNCPDVVQALNIMSVLNPNITHTMIDGAAFKEEVERKNVMAVPAVYLNAEFFNGGRTTLEEILSKIVEGPSADELSDKDPYDVLVVGGGPAGASAAIYAARKGIRTGIVAERFGGQVLDTMSIENFISVKHTEGPKLVASLEEHVKDYGIDVMNLQRASRLEKKDLVELELENGAVLKSKSLIISTGARWRNIGVPGEEEFKNKGVAYCPHCDGPLFEGKDVAVIGGGNSGIEAAIDLAGIVKHVTVLEFNSELKADDVLQKRLYSLPNVTVITNAQTQEITGTDKVNGITYKDRETLEEKHVELQGVFVQIGLVPNTDWLGDLVERTKFGEIIVDKHGATNVPGVYAAGDCTDSPYNQIIISMGSGANAALGAFDYLIRN; encoded by the coding sequence ATGCTCGAAGCAGATATTAAAGCACAATTAGAACAGTACCTGCAGATGATGGAAGGCGACATCGTCCTGAAAGTCAGTGCAGGGGAAGATGACACTTCAAAGGAAATGCTGGCTCTTGTTGAAGAGCTAGCTTCCATGTCATCCCGCATCAGTGTTGAAAAAGCAGAGTTGACAAGAACACCAAGCTTCAGCGTGAATCGTCCTGGTGAGGAGACCGGTATCATTTTTGCCGGGATTCCTCTTGGGCATGAATTTACATCCTTGGTCCTTGCCCTTCTTCAAGTGAGCGGCAGAGCGCCGAAAGTGGATCAGAGCGTCATTGACCAGATCAAGAGTGTCAAAGGCGAACACCACTTCGAGACGTATGTAAGTCTTAGCTGTCACAACTGCCCGGACGTGGTGCAGGCGCTGAACATCATGAGTGTCCTGAACCCGAATATCACGCACACGATGATTGACGGAGCTGCCTTCAAGGAAGAAGTGGAACGCAAGAACGTCATGGCCGTTCCTGCTGTCTACCTGAATGCGGAATTCTTCAACGGCGGACGTACGACTTTGGAAGAAATTCTATCTAAAATCGTAGAAGGTCCAAGTGCGGATGAGCTATCGGATAAAGATCCTTATGACGTCCTTGTCGTCGGTGGAGGACCTGCAGGAGCAAGTGCCGCGATCTATGCTGCACGTAAAGGAATCCGTACTGGAATCGTTGCGGAACGCTTCGGCGGTCAAGTCCTTGATACGATGAGCATCGAGAACTTCATCAGTGTGAAGCACACGGAAGGTCCCAAGCTTGTCGCAAGCCTTGAAGAGCATGTGAAAGACTACGGCATCGATGTCATGAACCTTCAGCGCGCAAGCCGTCTTGAGAAAAAAGACCTTGTGGAGCTTGAGCTTGAAAACGGTGCGGTCCTGAAGAGTAAGAGTCTGATCATCTCGACAGGTGCACGCTGGCGCAACATCGGCGTTCCTGGTGAAGAGGAGTTCAAGAACAAGGGAGTGGCGTACTGCCCACACTGTGATGGACCACTGTTCGAAGGGAAAGATGTCGCTGTCATCGGCGGAGGAAACTCCGGTATCGAAGCAGCCATCGACCTTGCAGGAATCGTCAAGCACGTTACGGTTCTTGAATTCAACTCAGAACTAAAAGCCGACGACGTACTGCAGAAACGTCTTTACAGCCTGCCGAACGTGACAGTGATCACGAACGCACAAACTCAGGAGATTACCGGTACAGATAAAGTGAATGGAATCACTTATAAAGACCGTGAAACTCTTGAAGAGAAGCACGTCGAACTACAAGGTGTATTCGTCCAAATCGGTCTTGTGCCAAACACAGACTGGCTCGGCGACCTTGTAGAACGCACGAAATTCGGTGAAATCATCGTGGACAAACACGGTGCCACCAACGTCCCTGGCGTATATGCAGCAGGAGACTGTACAGACAGCCCATACAACCAAATCATCATCTCCATGGGATCAGGCGCAAACGCCGCACTTGGCGCATTCGACTACCTGATACGGAATTAA
- the ahpC gene encoding alkyl hydroperoxide reductase subunit C translates to MSLIGSQVVPFKAEAFKDGEFITVTDESLKGQWSIFCFYPADFTFVCPTELEDLQNNYETLKELGVEVYSVSTDTHFTHKGWHDSSEKIGKIKYAMIGDPSQRITRGFDVLNEEDGLADRGTFIIDPDGIIQAVEINAGGIGRDADILVSKIKAAQYVRNNPGEVCPAKWQEGSETLKPSLDLVGKL, encoded by the coding sequence ATGTCATTAATCGGTTCACAAGTCGTACCATTTAAAGCAGAAGCATTCAAAGACGGTGAGTTCATCACTGTGACAGACGAAAGCCTGAAAGGCCAATGGAGCATTTTCTGCTTCTACCCTGCAGACTTCACATTTGTATGCCCGACAGAACTTGAAGACCTTCAAAATAACTATGAAACTCTTAAAGAGCTTGGCGTAGAAGTGTACTCAGTTTCTACGGACACTCATTTCACACATAAAGGCTGGCACGACAGCTCTGAAAAAATCGGTAAAATCAAATACGCGATGATCGGTGACCCGTCACAACGCATCACTCGCGGTTTCGATGTATTGAATGAAGAAGATGGTCTTGCTGACCGCGGAACTTTCATCATCGATCCGGATGGTATCATCCAGGCAGTTGAAATCAACGCTGGCGGAATCGGCCGTGACGCAGATATCTTAGTAAGCAAAATCAAGGCGGCACAATATGTGCGTAACAACCCAGGCGAAGTTTGCCCGGCGAAATGGCAGGAAGGTTCTGAAACACTTAAGCCAAGCCTTGACTTAGTTGGTAAATTATAA
- a CDS encoding DUF3231 family protein — translation MQNIFETAFDYLRTTFDTEPKTPPHIGEAMGCWLYFTALAEEIPVLEAALNTTTDNELIQLINKSKKLGEHQLNALQQFMVDEGIPLSQTSEPRPKSDPNSIPLGAKMTDEEIANFISIKVATNIVMCATNTSQSIRNDIGLMWSRFQAEKMVFGFELKTAMRKRGWIKVPPYYYPPGAPKNR, via the coding sequence ATGCAGAATATCTTTGAAACCGCTTTCGATTACCTGCGAACCACTTTTGATACAGAACCCAAGACGCCTCCACATATCGGTGAAGCAATGGGATGTTGGCTGTATTTCACTGCCCTGGCAGAAGAAATACCGGTCCTCGAGGCTGCATTAAATACAACGACAGACAACGAATTAATTCAACTTATTAACAAATCAAAGAAGCTTGGGGAACACCAATTGAACGCCCTACAACAATTTATGGTAGATGAAGGCATCCCCCTATCTCAAACGTCAGAACCAAGGCCAAAATCCGATCCCAACAGTATTCCCTTAGGGGCCAAAATGACAGATGAGGAAATTGCTAACTTCATCTCCATTAAGGTTGCCACAAATATTGTGATGTGTGCCACAAACACAAGCCAAAGCATTCGCAATGATATTGGACTCATGTGGTCACGATTCCAGGCAGAAAAAATGGTGTTCGGTTTTGAACTGAAAACGGCTATGCGCAAAAGAGGGTGGATAAAGGTACCACCGTACTATTATCCTCCAGGGGCACCTAAAAACAGGTAA
- a CDS encoding TetR/AcrR family transcriptional regulator, with the protein MDGFKARTDKKRELIIQSALVLFKSFSPSKVSIREIAGQAKVSVVTIYNYFGNKEGLMLEVVRLVLSNQLHVAEEITQSDDSTEEKIAGLIFTKNELLSQFHPDFISFIMNDPQMKELIEQEFITRTYELITAFINDAKSEGTISNEVPNDIIMKIIELYRKDVSSEQSILFSDPKDVKKHDVILRILMYGISGYRE; encoded by the coding sequence ATGGACGGATTTAAAGCACGTACAGATAAAAAAAGAGAACTGATTATCCAATCAGCTCTCGTCTTATTTAAATCATTCTCCCCAAGCAAGGTTTCTATTCGGGAAATTGCTGGACAGGCAAAGGTCTCGGTGGTGACCATTTACAACTACTTCGGGAATAAAGAAGGGTTGATGCTTGAAGTGGTTCGATTGGTCTTATCCAATCAGTTACATGTGGCAGAAGAAATCACCCAGTCGGATGATTCTACAGAAGAGAAGATAGCCGGACTTATATTCACCAAAAATGAGTTATTAAGTCAATTCCATCCCGATTTCATTTCCTTCATCATGAATGATCCTCAAATGAAGGAACTGATCGAACAGGAATTCATCACCAGGACGTATGAATTGATTACCGCGTTCATCAATGATGCAAAATCAGAAGGAACAATCTCCAATGAGGTCCCCAATGATATCATCATGAAAATCATCGAGTTGTATCGAAAGGATGTTTCCTCCGAACAAAGCATCCTTTTCAGTGATCCGAAGGACGTGAAAAAACATGACGTCATCCTGAGGATCCTGATGTATGGAATCTCCGGATACAGAGAATAG
- a CDS encoding ABC transporter ATP-binding protein → MIAIEAKGLTYSYDGKSNAVDQLTFQVEKGEVFGFLGPSGAGKSTTIRLLTKLIAPPPGKVFILGQDMSKANHSFYKKIGIAFENDVLYPTLTGYENLIFHSKLFGTGEAEVNDILKKMDLYKSKDKKAGEYSKGMKTRLVLARALVTNPEVLFMDEPTSGMDPEIAAYVREVIRKMNQKGTTMFLTTHDMNEAEKLCDRIAFFNNGKIVELDTPESYKKRFGEKTVTIEQSGKKHTFTQDGDLTSLLAMIGSKEFESIHSQEASLEEIFIKVVGRGLKGGA, encoded by the coding sequence ATGATTGCAATAGAAGCCAAAGGATTGACCTATTCATATGATGGGAAGTCAAACGCGGTGGACCAGTTAACGTTTCAAGTGGAGAAAGGGGAAGTGTTCGGCTTTTTGGGTCCGAGTGGAGCCGGGAAGTCAACGACGATCAGACTGTTGACCAAACTGATTGCCCCGCCACCGGGAAAGGTTTTTATACTCGGGCAGGATATGTCAAAAGCGAATCATTCGTTTTATAAAAAAATCGGGATTGCCTTTGAAAATGATGTCTTATACCCTACCCTTACCGGCTATGAGAACCTTATTTTTCACTCAAAGTTGTTTGGGACGGGAGAGGCAGAGGTGAATGACATCCTGAAAAAGATGGATCTTTACAAATCGAAGGATAAGAAGGCAGGGGAGTATTCCAAAGGGATGAAAACCAGGCTTGTTCTCGCCAGGGCCCTTGTCACCAATCCGGAAGTGCTTTTCATGGATGAGCCGACGTCGGGAATGGACCCGGAAATCGCGGCCTATGTCAGGGAAGTCATACGCAAAATGAACCAAAAGGGTACGACCATGTTCCTTACCACACATGACATGAATGAAGCGGAAAAGCTTTGTGATCGCATCGCTTTTTTCAATAACGGAAAGATTGTAGAGCTTGATACGCCTGAAAGCTATAAGAAGCGATTCGGTGAAAAAACCGTCACAATCGAACAGAGCGGGAAGAAGCATACCTTTACGCAAGATGGTGATCTGACATCCCTTCTTGCCATGATTGGAAGCAAAGAATTCGAGAGTATCCATTCCCAGGAAGCAAGCCTGGAAGAGATTTTCATCAAGGTAGTGGGCCGGGGACTGAAGGGGGGAGCATAA
- a CDS encoding ABC transporter permease: MKRGLSMFIQKDFTLARRNILIWLIILFPIFTAFGASGITDTYSDTPKMVVMNGEQLEHDLPAEVKVLVADSKDEMKKMVYDLDAKIGISDGELVTDGREPKEAMKKAEQMLKGEPINTATLSKDLFEKVYAFNLYGAFLFFGIIILFSLVEERKNKTTELQHVQPVHPVIPILSKVVIASLITVMDFAICSFILNVPFQLGPVLLIIVIGILLGTVLGMAMAFYASTETQALAILKPVTLVFLMAIPGLGFFLGGIMHSVAMADPFYWLLRLIHGLYTNQLNPMYVYLSFIVSLTALTLIALNWHRTPYGVKKHHNA, encoded by the coding sequence ATGAAGAGGGGATTATCCATGTTTATCCAAAAAGATTTTACCCTGGCCAGACGGAATATTCTGATCTGGCTCATCATTCTCTTTCCCATCTTCACAGCATTCGGAGCTTCAGGGATCACCGATACGTATTCGGATACTCCGAAAATGGTGGTAATGAACGGGGAGCAGCTCGAGCATGATCTGCCTGCTGAAGTGAAGGTCCTGGTCGCAGATTCCAAAGATGAAATGAAAAAGATGGTGTATGATCTCGATGCCAAGATTGGTATTTCAGATGGGGAATTGGTGACCGATGGCCGGGAGCCGAAAGAGGCGATGAAAAAAGCAGAACAGATGCTAAAAGGAGAGCCTATCAATACCGCCACACTGAGCAAGGATTTATTTGAAAAGGTGTATGCGTTCAATTTATACGGGGCCTTCCTCTTTTTTGGAATCATCATTCTTTTCAGCTTAGTGGAAGAGAGGAAAAACAAGACGACGGAGCTTCAACATGTGCAGCCGGTCCACCCGGTCATTCCGATCCTTTCCAAGGTGGTAATCGCCTCTTTGATCACTGTGATGGACTTTGCCATTTGCAGTTTCATATTAAATGTCCCGTTTCAATTGGGTCCAGTATTGTTGATCATCGTGATTGGAATCCTCCTTGGAACCGTGCTTGGTATGGCCATGGCGTTTTATGCCTCAACCGAAACCCAGGCACTGGCGATCTTAAAGCCGGTGACACTCGTCTTCTTAATGGCCATTCCCGGATTGGGCTTTTTCCTGGGAGGCATCATGCATAGCGTGGCCATGGCGGATCCGTTCTATTGGCTTTTAAGATTGATTCACGGTCTCTATACAAATCAGTTGAACCCGATGTACGTGTACCTGAGCTTTATTGTTTCCCTTACTGCCCTAACTTTAATTGCCCTGAATTGGCACCGCACGCCTTATGGGGTGAAGAAGCACCATAATGCCTAG
- a CDS encoding DMT family transporter — protein sequence MKGALFALLGGLCITMQGIFNARMSDAIGGWHTTSMVHLVAFVIAMTIYMKVRDGKGKSFRQVPFLYLIGGSFGVTVVFSELTAIHMIGPASAIAILLVAQIGTAFLIESRGWFGEKKIPVTPRQAIGLSMMLAGVVLFQL from the coding sequence ATGAAAGGTGCTTTATTTGCGCTGCTTGGTGGACTTTGCATCACCATGCAGGGGATATTCAATGCAAGGATGAGTGACGCGATCGGCGGGTGGCATACGACTTCGATGGTTCACCTTGTGGCCTTTGTGATTGCGATGACGATCTATATGAAAGTAAGAGATGGCAAAGGAAAGAGCTTCAGGCAGGTGCCGTTCCTGTACTTGATCGGAGGATCGTTCGGTGTGACCGTGGTTTTCTCGGAACTGACGGCGATCCACATGATCGGCCCGGCATCGGCGATTGCGATCCTTCTCGTGGCACAGATCGGGACAGCATTTCTCATCGAGTCACGTGGATGGTTCGGGGAGAAGAAGATCCCGGTTACGCCGAGGCAGGCAATTGGCCTCTCGATGATGCTTGCAGGGGTCGTCCTTTTCCAATTGTAG